The following are from one region of the Siniperca chuatsi isolate FFG_IHB_CAS linkage group LG13, ASM2008510v1, whole genome shotgun sequence genome:
- the sf3a2 gene encoding splicing factor 3A subunit 2, with amino-acid sequence MDFQHRAGGKTGSGGVASASESNRDRRERLRQLALETIDINKDPYFMKNHLGSYECKLCLTLHNNEGSYLAHTQGKKHQTNLARRAAKEAKEAPAQPAPAKVKVEVKKFVKIGRPGYKVTKQRDPETGQQSLLFQIDYPEIAEGIGPRHRFMSAYEQRIEPPDRRWQYLLLAAEPYETIAFKVPSREIDKAENRFWTHWNRETKQFFLQFHFKMEKSVPQSSGPAPPAGVKRPPPLMSGVGPRPPNETMPPPPPGGMHAPPLPPGAPGAPHMPHQMPMPPMPMRPPPPEGLTISNN; translated from the exons ATGGATTTCCAGCATCGAGCTGGAGGGAAGACAGGGAGCGGTGGGGTGGCATCTGCCTCTGAGAGTAACCGTGATAGGAGAGAGCGGTTACGTCAGCTGGCCTTGGAGACCATTGACATCAACAAAGACCCCTACTTTATGAAGAATCATTTAGGATCATATGAGTGCAAACTTTGCTTGACACTTCATAACAATGAG GGCAGCTACTTGGCTCACACACAGGGAAAGAAACATCAGACCAATTT agCACGGAGGGCGGCCAAGGAGGCAAAAGAAGCTCCTGCTCAGCCAGCTCCAGCAAAAGTGAAAGTTGAGGTCAAGAAGTTTGTCAAAATTGGTCGACCAGGATACAAAG TAACCAAACAGAGAGACCCAGAGACCGGACAGCAGTCCTTACTTTTCCAG ATTGACTACCCAGAGATTGCTGAAGGAATTGGACCCAGGCATCGTTTCATGTCTGCTTATGAACAGCGCATCGAGCCCCCTGATCGTCGCTGGCAGTACCTGCTTTTGGCTGCTGAACCATATGAGACTATTGCCTTTAAG GTCCCCAGTAGAGAAATTGATAAAGCAGAAAACCGCTTCTGGACCCACTGGAACAGAGAAACTAAACAG TTCTTCCTACAATTCCACTTCAAAATGGAGAAATCTGTTCCTCAGTCCAGCGGTCCAGCACCTCCTGCAGGTGTGAAACGCCCCCCCCCTCTCATGAGTGGAGTTGGACCTCGCCCACCAAATGAGACTATGCCCCCTCCCCCGCCAGGCGGGATGCATGCCCCTCCTCTCCCACCTGGTGCCCCGGGTGCCCCCCATATGCCCCATCAGATGCCCATGCCTCCCATGCCAATGAGGCCGCCTCCTCCTGAGGGCCTTACAATATCTAATAATTGA
- the LOC122886284 gene encoding junctional sarcoplasmic reticulum protein 1 isoform X1 has protein sequence MAIAMCDSAGIGQSPSKVQDVTLLPSLQRNNRLCDKGSHDAAQGTPNVEAEMYATRKVREEMALVPQQPRAEPRTLPREPSFPRTTSLHKALSIQNLTQIETPWENVTLNRCLFVAITILVLTSGFQRLHETLRGQGTAEEEEEVGLTVRRSGTLRHRGQPPEPETTLWEVMFWWLPDLDDEEDEEEDDDDDDDDDGEVKRGKSKRGATARASRGLRNKPLPDKKLMKQRGGKLKDRRAKKSKDEEIKDKTEREKTEDPEETAGDEDEDEGNEPVPKDKKLKEQKEKKKIQKG, from the exons ATGGCTATAGCAATGTGTGATTCAGCTGGAATTGGGCAGAGTCCCAGCAAAG TTCAGGACGTGACTCTGCTGCCATCTCTACAGAGGAACAACAGGCTCTGTGACAAAGGTTCCCACGACGCTGCCCAGGGGACCCCAAATGTCGAAGCAG aaatGTACGCTACAAGGAAAGTCAGAGAG GAAATGGCTCTGGTTCCACAGCAACCCAGAGCAGAACCCAGGACTTTACCCAGGGAACCCAGCTTCCCCAGAACAA CATCCTTGCACAAAGCCTTGTCCATCCAAAACCTGACCCAGATTGAAACACCGTGGGAGAATGTCACCCTCAACCGCTGTCTGTTTGTGGCCATTACCATCCTAGTGCTCACCTCAGGCTTTCAGAGGCTTCACG AAACTCTGCGCGGTCAGGggacagcagaggaggaggaagaagttgGACTGACAGTGAGACGGTCGGGCACGTTACGACACAGAGGACAACCACCAGAG CCTGAGACAACTCTATGGGAAGTCATGTTTTGGTGGCTGCCAGACCTtgatgatgaagaggatgaggaggaagatgatgatgatgatgatgatgatgatggagaagTCAAAAGAGGAAAGTCAAAGAGAGGAGCAACAGCACGAGCATCAAGAGGTCTCAGAAACAAGCCACTACCAGACAAAAAACTCATGAAGCAAAGAGGAGGGAAATTAAAGGACAGGAGAGCCAAGAAATCAAAGGATGAAGAAAtcaaagacaagacagaaagagaaaaaacagaggaCCCCGAAGAAACAGCAGGTGACGAAGATGAGGATGAAGGAAATGAGCCAGTGCCGAAGGATAAAAAGTTGAaggaacagaaagagaagaaaaaaattcaaaaggGATGA
- the LOC122886284 gene encoding junctional sarcoplasmic reticulum protein 1 isoform X2 has translation MCLPLFGLLPLHWFQDVTLLPSLQRNNRLCDKGSHDAAQGTPNVEAEMYATRKVREEMALVPQQPRAEPRTLPREPSFPRTTSLHKALSIQNLTQIETPWENVTLNRCLFVAITILVLTSGFQRLHETLRGQGTAEEEEEVGLTVRRSGTLRHRGQPPEPETTLWEVMFWWLPDLDDEEDEEEDDDDDDDDDGEVKRGKSKRGATARASRGLRNKPLPDKKLMKQRGGKLKDRRAKKSKDEEIKDKTEREKTEDPEETAGDEDEDEGNEPVPKDKKLKEQKEKKKIQKG, from the exons atgtgtttgcctttgtttggaCTGCTCCCCTTACATTGGT TTCAGGACGTGACTCTGCTGCCATCTCTACAGAGGAACAACAGGCTCTGTGACAAAGGTTCCCACGACGCTGCCCAGGGGACCCCAAATGTCGAAGCAG aaatGTACGCTACAAGGAAAGTCAGAGAG GAAATGGCTCTGGTTCCACAGCAACCCAGAGCAGAACCCAGGACTTTACCCAGGGAACCCAGCTTCCCCAGAACAA CATCCTTGCACAAAGCCTTGTCCATCCAAAACCTGACCCAGATTGAAACACCGTGGGAGAATGTCACCCTCAACCGCTGTCTGTTTGTGGCCATTACCATCCTAGTGCTCACCTCAGGCTTTCAGAGGCTTCACG AAACTCTGCGCGGTCAGGggacagcagaggaggaggaagaagttgGACTGACAGTGAGACGGTCGGGCACGTTACGACACAGAGGACAACCACCAGAG CCTGAGACAACTCTATGGGAAGTCATGTTTTGGTGGCTGCCAGACCTtgatgatgaagaggatgaggaggaagatgatgatgatgatgatgatgatgatggagaagTCAAAAGAGGAAAGTCAAAGAGAGGAGCAACAGCACGAGCATCAAGAGGTCTCAGAAACAAGCCACTACCAGACAAAAAACTCATGAAGCAAAGAGGAGGGAAATTAAAGGACAGGAGAGCCAAGAAATCAAAGGATGAAGAAAtcaaagacaagacagaaagagaaaaaacagaggaCCCCGAAGAAACAGCAGGTGACGAAGATGAGGATGAAGGAAATGAGCCAGTGCCGAAGGATAAAAAGTTGAaggaacagaaagagaagaaaaaaattcaaaaggGATGA
- the LOC122886284 gene encoding microfibrillar-associated protein 1 isoform X3, whose amino-acid sequence MEESYETFEEELGPPRADPPPQKPVRQIRRPEMYATRKVREEMALVPQQPRAEPRTLPREPSFPRTTSLHKALSIQNLTQIETPWENVTLNRCLFVAITILVLTSGFQRLHETLRGQGTAEEEEEVGLTVRRSGTLRHRGQPPEPETTLWEVMFWWLPDLDDEEDEEEDDDDDDDDDGEVKRGKSKRGATARASRGLRNKPLPDKKLMKQRGGKLKDRRAKKSKDEEIKDKTEREKTEDPEETAGDEDEDEGNEPVPKDKKLKEQKEKKKIQKG is encoded by the exons ATGGAAGAAAGCTATGAGACATTTGAGGAGGAGTTAGGGCCACCAAGAGCAGATCCTCCTCCACAGAAGCCTGTTAGACAGATCCGCAGACCAg aaatGTACGCTACAAGGAAAGTCAGAGAG GAAATGGCTCTGGTTCCACAGCAACCCAGAGCAGAACCCAGGACTTTACCCAGGGAACCCAGCTTCCCCAGAACAA CATCCTTGCACAAAGCCTTGTCCATCCAAAACCTGACCCAGATTGAAACACCGTGGGAGAATGTCACCCTCAACCGCTGTCTGTTTGTGGCCATTACCATCCTAGTGCTCACCTCAGGCTTTCAGAGGCTTCACG AAACTCTGCGCGGTCAGGggacagcagaggaggaggaagaagttgGACTGACAGTGAGACGGTCGGGCACGTTACGACACAGAGGACAACCACCAGAG CCTGAGACAACTCTATGGGAAGTCATGTTTTGGTGGCTGCCAGACCTtgatgatgaagaggatgaggaggaagatgatgatgatgatgatgatgatgatggagaagTCAAAAGAGGAAAGTCAAAGAGAGGAGCAACAGCACGAGCATCAAGAGGTCTCAGAAACAAGCCACTACCAGACAAAAAACTCATGAAGCAAAGAGGAGGGAAATTAAAGGACAGGAGAGCCAAGAAATCAAAGGATGAAGAAAtcaaagacaagacagaaagagaaaaaacagaggaCCCCGAAGAAACAGCAGGTGACGAAGATGAGGATGAAGGAAATGAGCCAGTGCCGAAGGATAAAAAGTTGAaggaacagaaagagaagaaaaaaattcaaaaggGATGA